The Marinicella rhabdoformis region GGAGAAAAGTATTCAAGCACAAGGTGGTCGGCTGTCTTCCATCAGTATGTCTAACTTGATTTGGGCTTGTTTTGTGTTGTTTAAATCATCGGGCTCTAGCATTTCACATTCATCTAAAAACATCTGATCAATGGTGACTGGGTAAAACCGGCAATCCTCTGGACGATCATGGTAAATGCCACAGCTGTATATATTGTCTTCGGATTTGATTAAGAAAGGGCAAAGGTTCAATTGTTGGCCTGTATTTGGATCGAACCATAATTCGTTGTTGTTGACGTATTGGAATATATCAGGACGTTCAGCTTCCCAAAAAGCTAAATCTTCTTGAGAAGCAGTTAAACCGCCTTCACTGTAATTGATGCAGCATTTACCGCATTGGGTACATTGTTTCAAAAAACATCTCACTGTGCTTTGTTTTCAATACAGTTTTAAAGCTGTTAAGCCACATGGACACTTCTCGTTTGAGTGTTCAAAGCTTGATTGGCTAAATATTCATCATAAGTACCGTGGAAATCGACCACTTTTTGGTCTTTGATTTCGATGATTCGCGTGGCCAGTGTGGAAACAAATTCACGGTCATGGCTGACAAATAACAAGGTGCCGTCCCATTCTTTCAGGGCATTATTCAAAGCTTCAATGGCTTCCATGTCCATGTGATTGGTGGGCTCGTCCATGATCAGAATATTGATGTCGCTCATCATCATTTTGCCGAACAACAGGCGGTTTTTTTCGCCACCAGAGCAGACCTTGGCTTTTTTGTTGAAGTCGTCTTCATTGAATAGTAAACGGCCCAACATGGCGCGAATTTTCAAATCGTCATGTTTGGGTGTGCGCCATTGTGACATCCAATCGAACAATGACAGTTCGTTATCAAAATCTACACTGCTGTCTTGCGGACAGTATCCCAAAGTGGCATTTTCAGCCCATTTAATCTTGCCTTCATTGGCTTCCAACTCATTGACTAAGCAGCGCAACAAAGTGGTTTTTCCCACGCCATTTTCACCAATGATGGCCAGTTTTGCGCCCGCTTCTAAAATTAAGTTACCGTCTTTGAATAATGTTTCATCATCAAAGCCCATCGCAAGATCTTCTAAAATCAAAGCATTGCGGTGCAGCTTTCTGTCTTGTTTTAAGGTGATTGAAGGCGTTCTTCTGCTTGATGACTTAACTTCATCTAAGCTGATTTTTTCTAGTTTTTTAGCACGGGAACTGGCTTGTTTGGCTTTCGAGGCATTGGCTGAGAAACGATTAACAAAACCTTGCAGTTCTTCCATCTCAGCGGCTTTCTTGGCATTACCTGCCAATAATTGTTCTTGGATCAAAGAAGAGGCCGCCATAAATGCTTCGTAGTTTCCAGGGTAAATGCGCAGCTCACCGTAGTCAATGTCGGCCATGTCGGTACATACCGCATTAAGGAAGTGGCGGTCATGAGAAATAACGATCATGGTGCATTTGCGTTGATTCAGGACTTCTTCTAACCAACTGATGGTGTGGATGTCCAAGTTATTGGTGGGCTCATCAAGCAATAAAATGTCAGGATTAGCGAACAAAGCTTGTGCCAACAAAACCCGCAATTTCCAACCCGGTGCCACTTGAGACATCAGTCCAAAGTGGTAGCTTTCTTCAATGCCCGCTTCTAACAGGATTTCACCCGCGCGACTTTCCGCAGTATAACCATCCATCTCGCCAAATTGGGCCTCAAGGTCGGCCACACGCATGCCATCTGCTTCGCTCATTTCTTCCATGGCATAAATGGCTTCACGTTCTTGCTTCACTTCCCAAAGCGCTGCATCACCCATGATAACCGCATCAATAACTGAATAGTTTTCGAAAGCAAATTGGTCTTGACTCAATGTGCCGACTGTCGCACCATCTTTGATGGATAAATTACCTGATGTTGGGGCCAGTTCACCGCTTAAAATTTTCATGAACGTTGATTTGCCACAGCCATTGGCTCCAATCAAACCATAGCGTCTGCCTTTGGCAAATTTAGCAGAAATATTTTCGAACAACGGCTCGGCGCCGAATTGCATGGTGATATTAGCAGTAGAGATCAATTGAGTATTCCTGAAATGTAAACAAAAAGCTATGGTGGGCGGCGCGCACTATAGTGAATTGTCAGCTGAAAGTCGAGTAATGATGAACAAATTGGTTTGATTCTCATGAACTGAATGGAAAAAAACCAATTAAATGTCGAATACGTGGTCGTTCATTCGTTGTATTATTGTTGTGTTTTTCTGTTAGAGATTGACTTGAAGTTATCAAAATATATTTTACTTTTAATAGTTGTCATTGCTGGAATGGCCAGTGCGCAAGACCGATTGACTGAACACACCTACAGTTTGGCTAAAGATGCTCCAATGGGTAAAGGTAAATTGGCAGATGTGGCATGGTTGGTAGGGTCGTGGCAAGGCACTGCCTTTGGCAGCCAATTTGAAGAAGTTTGGAACCCGGCCTCTGCAGGCTCTATGATGGGCATGTGGAAACTGTACGATTCTGAAAAGGGCGTTAATTTTTATGAGTTATTGCTTTTAAAGGAACAAAGTGAAGGTTTGGTTTTATTGGTCAAACATTTCAGTGCTGATTTTGTGGCTTGGGAGGATAAAGCAGATTTTGTGACATTCAGACTGGTTAAGGTTGAAGAGAATGCAGTGCATTTTTCAGGTTTGAGCTTTTACAAAAGTGAGCCAGATAAAATTGATGGTTACATCGTAATGACACAAAAAGATGGCAGCAAGACTGAGCATAAAATTGCTTATGAACGGGTAAAATAGCCACACTATCTTGGCTTCATTTTAGGCTGGTTTATTTTGTTAAAAGGTGGTCATGGCAAATAAGTTTATCCATATGAGCGGGTATGAGATAGAAGCAATGGGAGCCCTCTCTTTATTGAATGTTTCTTTTGTTTAATAGATGCTCAACCTGGTTTTTATGAGCTTTTGCTTTTGGGTTGTTGAATACCTTAAAGACAAGAAAAACAGGGATTAATCCGAAAAAATCTCAATAATTCTTAGCGACACCATAAATGATAACGCCGAACAAAAATCCAATTAATGTGGCATTGATGAGTTGAACGGATTTGATTTTTTTTGCTTCATTGAGTAATTCTTCATCTGAAAACTGATATAACTCTTCTGGGTTCATAATTGTTAAAGTCTTGGGCGTTGAAATGGTTCTAGATATCTTACCAGAAAATTGATTTACCTCATGGTATTAAAATTCAAGCGTTATATGGCGTGATGATTGTTTTACTTGTTCTTTGTCTTGAGGTTGTACTGATAGGTTACAAACTTCATATGAAGCTATAAAAATCAGCTTGGTTAGAGATATAATAATAAATGATGCAGTTTTAAGAATTGTAGTTTTGACAAAAGAGATTATGTCGAGTAAAGGTGTTTTTGAATAAAAGGATAAAAGTATGAAACTATTAATAAAAATCATTGGCATTGCTTTGCTTTTTTTATTAGTTGATGTTGCTTATGGGCAATATGCTATGAAAAAACAAAGCATCAGTAATGGTGGCGGAAAATTGTCAGGCGGTCGATTTGAACTGACAAGTACGATTGGGCAGCATGATTCCAGTAAGGAATTGTCAAATGGAGCTTATTCACTTAACGGTGGGTTTTGGCACGAAAATACAGATTTAATTTATCAAGATGAGTTTGAATAACGGGAAATTATAATGAAAATAAAAATAATCAGTTTGTTAATCCTTTGTATCATTGGGTTTAATCTCAACGCGCAAGTGGATCACAGTTTTACTTATCAGGGAGAGTTGTTGGATTCAGGGTCACCTGCTTCAGGCACTTATGATATTACAATTCTGGCTTTTGCAGACGCTAACGCCTCTGGAAATAGTTTGGCTACCTCAGTACATACTGGAGTTTCTGTGGAATCTGGGCTTTTTACAATAGAAGCTGTTAATTTGGGCAGTTTAATTTATGACGGATTAGATGTGTGGTTACAAGTCCAGGTTAAAGAAACTTCTGAACAAAATTTTACAGTTTTGGCACCTTTACAAAAAATGCATTCAGTACCTTATGCCAATACCCTGGTTGATAATGGTGCCACTGAAGGTCAAGTATTAACGTTTAATGATTCGGCGGGGTGGGTGCCAGCTGCGGCTGACATCGGTACAGACGATCAAAATATAACAGGCTTGTCTCTATTGAATACTTCACTAACTGTAGGTATTGAAAATGGTAACAGCCAGACAATAGATTTGGCTCCAATACAAGATGGTACAGGAACAGATGACCAAAATATTTCCGGTTCTGCTTTGAATGGAACTAATCTAACCATAGGAATTGAAGGCGGTAACAGTCAAGTTGTAGATGTGTCTTCTTTACAAGATGGAACAGGTACTGATGATCAAAATATATCGGGTTCTGAGTTAAACGGTACTGATTTAACCATTGGTATAGAAGGTGGCAATAGCCAAACTGTTGATATGGCGTCGATGATTGATGGATTAGGAACAAAGCTTATACGCGTTTCTGACTCTGCGGTTTTGGGTAAAGTCATTGGGGTGTCTTTTGGTACAAAAGAATGGACAGTTATCAACAACAATGGTTTCCTTATGCACATTAATGCCGACGGGGTGCCAAAATCAGAATCAGCACTCTACAATGATGGCGCTTGCGCCGCAAATCCTTTGTATTTACAGTTTGTTGCGAACTCTAATGCTTCCGGATCAATAGTTGCTGCTCAAGGTATGGTTTTTACTATTACAGATGTAGGCACTTATTATGTGCCTAAAAATACCACTTTGATTGATAATGCCATTTATAACAAGAGAAGAAACTCACCTACCAATTGTCAAACTTTAACTCAACCAATAAATACAGTAATTCCAATATTGGTTAATAATGAAGTTGTCACTGGCGTGCCTGAAGGCGGATACGGGCCAGTGACTGTTCAGTGACTTAATTACAGTGATTTAATTACAGTGATTTAGGGTGAGAGGGTGCTGGTTTGAAAGTTCCTTCTTACTCTAAAATCTTGTGAGCAAGGTCGGTATTTACAATGGGTTTTGACCGGTGATGCTGTTGGCCAGGTTAAAACATTGATGACAAGCGTTCATGAGCTTGAAGTTTTTTGCAGAGATAACAGTGTTTGTGTTGATGGCCGGCAGACAAATTCTGAAAGCCCAATGGACGGTGTTTATAGAATTACTTTGAATGACCCTACTTTGGGTGACGATGACATG contains the following coding sequences:
- a CDS encoding YkgJ family cysteine cluster protein, which translates into the protein MKQCTQCGKCCINYSEGGLTASQEDLAFWEAERPDIFQYVNNNELWFDPNTGQQLNLCPFLIKSEDNIYSCGIYHDRPEDCRFYPVTIDQMFLDECEMLEPDDLNNTKQAQIKLDILMEDSRPPCA
- a CDS encoding DUF6265 family protein, yielding MEKNQLNVEYVVVHSLYYCCVFLLEIDLKLSKYILLLIVVIAGMASAQDRLTEHTYSLAKDAPMGKGKLADVAWLVGSWQGTAFGSQFEEVWNPASAGSMMGMWKLYDSEKGVNFYELLLLKEQSEGLVLLVKHFSADFVAWEDKADFVTFRLVKVEENAVHFSGLSFYKSEPDKIDGYIVMTQKDGSKTEHKIAYERVK
- a CDS encoding ABC-F family ATPase, producing MISTANITMQFGAEPLFENISAKFAKGRRYGLIGANGCGKSTFMKILSGELAPTSGNLSIKDGATVGTLSQDQFAFENYSVIDAVIMGDAALWEVKQEREAIYAMEEMSEADGMRVADLEAQFGEMDGYTAESRAGEILLEAGIEESYHFGLMSQVAPGWKLRVLLAQALFANPDILLLDEPTNNLDIHTISWLEEVLNQRKCTMIVISHDRHFLNAVCTDMADIDYGELRIYPGNYEAFMAASSLIQEQLLAGNAKKAAEMEELQGFVNRFSANASKAKQASSRAKKLEKISLDEVKSSSRRTPSITLKQDRKLHRNALILEDLAMGFDDETLFKDGNLILEAGAKLAIIGENGVGKTTLLRCLVNELEANEGKIKWAENATLGYCPQDSSVDFDNELSLFDWMSQWRTPKHDDLKIRAMLGRLLFNEDDFNKKAKVCSGGEKNRLLFGKMMMSDINILIMDEPTNHMDMEAIEALNNALKEWDGTLLFVSHDREFVSTLATRIIEIKDQKVVDFHGTYDEYLANQALNTQTRSVHVA